The window ACCCCTTTAATATGTCCCACATAAATGCTGAGTTGATTTATAGGCTTAAGATATGACTATGGTACTCTCTTTAAGATGGAAAATTCAGAGGAAATTCAGAGGTCTTGAACGACCCAACGTTATTTTGTACATGAGCTGTTAAAAACTTCTTAAATCCTTTGCCAGTATATTAACTGTTGTCAGGATAGAGGGAAAGCTCAGGTTTGGACAATAGCAGCATCTAAAACCCCTGTCCAGTTAATGCGTTCATGTGGATCGATTTCACCCATTTTACTATTTCATTTGGAACAGGTTCCAGCTTGTCATGCTACGGTCCATCGTCTCTCTCTTTGGTACGGTCCATGTATTTGTGTCTCTATATCTCACTTCGGGGTATCCAACTCACTGACATAAACAAAAACCCTCCCTTTTGTTGCAACAAAAGCTTCTCATCTTCATATGGATCGTTATAATAAATAGGGGGTATTATGTGGTTGTACCACCACTACTGGTGGTTACATTTAACTGTAGTTCAATTGAAAACAACTGTGAGCTGTTGGCAGCCAGGAATTTGGTGGTGGCTGCCAGCAAATTCGCTGTGCAGGGAAAAAACCTGCCCAGCCTAAACCAGTGTCAACAAGTCTAAACCAGTCTAACCTATTCTAGCGCAGTCTAACCCAGTGAAACCCAGCTTAAACAAGTGTTGCCCAGTCTAGCCCAGTGTAACCcattgaaacccagtgaaaccCAGCCTAAACCAGTATAACCCAGTAAAACCCAGTCAAAACCAGCTTAAACCAGTGTCGCCCAGTCTAACCCAGTGAAACCCAGCCTAAACCAGTGTCTCCCACTCTAAACCCGTGTAAACCAGTGAAACCCAGCCTAAACCAGTGTCTCCCACTCTAACCCCGTGTAACCCAGTGAAACCTAGCCTAAACCAGTGTCACCCAGTCTAACCCAGTGAAACCCAGCCTTTCACGGTCTCACCCATTCCAAGCCAGTGCAACCCAGTGAAACTCAGCCTAAACCAGTGTCACCCAGTCTGTAGAATCAACATtaatattcttcttcttctccagttcAGGCTCCAGACTTCAGGTTAAACCCAGTCAGGAAACTGATCCCAGCAGCCAGGGGGGGGCAGGTGAAGATTGAGTGTCGTCCCCGCGCCGCCCCAAAGCCCAGCCTGTTCTGGAGCCGTGGGACAGAGTTGctcaccaacagcagcaggtaGAATGCAGTTTAGTGGACTGGTTCTTTAAAAATTCCAAAGCAGAAACACAAGTGTCAGGCAAGAAGGATTTTTAATGTTGTCTCATATTCTAACTTCTGGACAACCGTCTGTTGTCAGGGTGACCGTGGCTCCAGATGGAGTTCTGTCAATCCTCAACATCAGCAGGGCCGATGAAGGAAAGTACACTTGCTTTGCAGAAAACTACCTGGGAAAAGCAAACAGCACAGGACACCTGTCTGTCAGAGGTGCTCCCAGACCAGCCACAAGAGCAGAGAGTTCCAGAAATGATCCGCCGTGGTCTCTGGGGGCATGTCATCAAATTTCATCTTTGTTTCAGATGCCACCAAGATCACGCTGGCGCCATCCAACGCCGACATCAACCAGGGCGAGAATGTAAGTCTGCAGTGTCACGCTGCCCATGATCCCACCATGGACCTGAGCTTCAGCTGGAACCTCAATGGGGTTATGTTAGACCTGGAGGACTCTGCTGGGCCTTATCACCGCATAGAGGGGGTTagtatttgtgtttatgtgtgtattcGTGTGCATGCCCATTGTCCAAGCTCCTGTTTGATGTTGTATCGATCATACTGGCAAAGCGTCACGTTCTCCTTGGTTCCGTCTTTTCCCTTCCAGAAGGAGAACATCGGCGACCTGATAATCTTGAACGCTCAGCTGAGTCAGGCGGGGGTGTACACGTGCACAGCTCAGACGGTGGTCGACAGCGCGTCAGCAGTAGCAAAACTCGTCGTTCGAGGTAAGAGAAGAGCAGAACTGTGGTACAGTTTCAGTTCCCTGTGTGCCAGTGTGAGTGGGACCAAAGAACCATGACATCAAGAGTCAGACATGTAGAAGCAAGTGTAAACAGTCACACATGTAGAAGCAAGTGTAAACAGTCACACATGTAGAAGCAAGTGTAAACAGTCACACATGTAGAAGAAGGTGTAAACAGTCAGACATAGTTTtgatgtgggcggagcttcttGGAGTAAAATTTTTTGATCATCATGTTCACATCTGCACACGCCACACATGTTAGCAGTCACACATGTAGAAACAGGTGTAAACAGTCACACATGTAGAAGCAGATGTAAACAGTCAGACATAGCTTtgatgtgggcggagcttcttGGAGTAAAAGTTTTTTTATTATCATGTTTGCGTCTGCACATGCGTCTGGCTTCTTTTCCGTCCAGTGCGGTTTTGTCACTTCATATTTATAATGTCTCCAGGACCCCCGGGACCTCCTGGAGGGTTACTGGTGAAGAATGTTGCAGAAACGTCGGTTGAGCTCAGATGGAGCCGTGGCTATGACAACCACAGTCCCATTGGCAAATATGTCATCAGGGGTCGCTGGGCGCTGTCTTCACAGTGGAGGCAGATGAGGACAGGTGTGTTGAAGCCAAATTTTATTTTCGAAAATACTTTTCGAAAATTTCATGTTGTTTCATGATGTTCCATCCATTGTTTCCAGAGCCGTCTAACATCGAAGGGAACGCGGAGTCTGCCCGGGTTATAGGCCTGATGCCATGGATGGATTATGAATTCCAGGTCATTGCCAGCAACATCCTGGGCAGCGGCGAGCCCAGCATGGCGTCACACACCGTACGCACACAGCAGGCAGGTAAGTGGTAACAAACTCCACGCGCACATTAGAAAAACCCTCTGCCACCTATGTTTACATGTCATGCTTGGACCTTAGCTCCCACTGTAGCACCTAGTGGGcttggaggagggggaggggaccGCCACGAGCTCATCATCACCTGGACGGTGAGTCGTCACATAATTTTTATGACATTGTGTCCACATGTGTCCAGTTTCAGTATAAAGATTTCATTTTCTCCCCATGGCGTCAGCCCATGGCCAGAGAATATCAGAATGGGGATGGCTTTGGTTACATCCTTGCCTTCAAGAGGACGGAGGCACCGACGTGGACAACGCTAAAAATTCCTCAGGTGGACTCGTCAAGATATGTTTATTACAATGACAGCCTGAGCCCGTACAGCCCGTTTGTTGTGAAGATCAGGGCTTATAACTGCAGAGGAGAAGGTCCTTTCAGTCAGATTGCGGTGGTCCACTCGGCAGAGGAAGGTGATTCATGTCCACATGCCGCCATGTTTGCTGTCCCCAGAAAGGGACAATACAATACCACAATCACTGCTTTGGTGAAGGTGAGCTTGCTTCTTCTCAAACAGAGCCCACCCTGGGACCGCTGGGCATCAACGCCACAGCTCTGAGCGCCTTTGAGATCCAGGTGTCCTGGGACCCGATTCACCAGCTCAGCACCGACGTGCTTCTCAGAGGCTACGAGGTTTGTTCAACATGGCAGCTGTGACAGCAGTTGTTCAGACTCCACAAGGACAGagacctgtgttctccaggtttGAAAAACAGGAACCAAGTTGGGTCTGGCCCCTCTACCTGCagccctccatctctctctgccGTCGCTCAGGACGCTTCTATGAGCCGTTTCTTTGACTCCCCATGTTATTAATACTTGTTCACTGAGTCTGGACCGACACATTTGTGAATCTCCCAACAGCTGAAGATAAAACAGTTCTCTTCAGATGAAATGCTGAGGAAGTCCAAACTCAGGACGTGTCTCTCAGGCACCATCTACTGAGcaaataaataagaacaaagctcagattcaaaccaacaaaataaaatttgcCAATTTACATAATGCAAAAAACAAGCTGTATTGTTTCTGTAACCATGACAGCACAGGATTTTTCTGAGTGTAATTTACAACTAAGATGTTGGTTTTGATGTCAGACGATTGGACTTCAGAAAGGTCACTAAGAGGAGGTCTGTTTTTAGATCAGGTACTGGCGGCAGCATGAAAGGGAGGCGGCGGCAGACCGCGTGAGGACCTTGGGTCAGGAAACCTCCGCCAGGGTGTCAGGACTACGGCCCAGCACTCGATACCACGTTGCAGTCCTGGCGTACAACAGTGCTGGGACAGGACCGTCATCGCCACgcaccaccgtcaccaccagGAAACCACGTATGTGTGCTGCACACACAGGCGGGTTTTGTTTGGGGTTTAGTTCATACAGTAAAGGAATAACCATGCCAGCGGTCCATAGCAACACTCCAGAACATCCTGGAATACAAATGCAGACAAATAAAAATGGCAGTTTCCCATTGAAATCTAAGAACTTTGTGTTTTAGCTCCCAACCGTCGTCCTGGCAACATTTCCTGGAGGACCGACGATGCCTGGGTAACAGTCAGATGGGACCATGTTATGGCTCTGCACAACGAGTCTGCTGTGCTGGGCTACAAGGTGAGCATGTGTGCCATGAATAACAGGAAGATCATCAGGTTCTTCAGATGAGGTGTTTTCTGACCTCTGCACTGGTTTGTGTTCTGCCTGTCAGGTTCTGTACAAACATGAAGGCCAGAGCACCCTGAAGGTTCTGGACAAGTCCAGGTCAACAGTGAAGCTGTTGCTGCCAAAGGACAACAGTTATGTTGTGTTGGAGATAAGGTCTTGGGGAGAGGGCGGTGACGGCCCAGCACATGAGATCATTGTGTCCCGAGACTCCGGTGAGGACCCACATCAGTTCTCAACTGCCTCTATGGCGACTGTTGGACAAATGCTCGTTCTTGAACTCTGTGAAACAGTTTTTGATGGTTGAACATCTGTTTCTGACAGGAACTGGCATGATGGTGCAGAATGGTTCTCCGTCTTATCTATTTGGTCTTCCCCTTCACCTGCTGTCcttgctggttctgctggctcTAATCTCACCTGCTGGTCTGTGAGTTGACCAGTCTGTGCTGGTCTGTGAGATCATCTGTGGACTTTGATGTGTTCATGTGACTCAGACCAGGTCTGTGGTGATCCAGGTCTGTGGTGATCCAGGTCTGTGGTGATCCTCTGTGGTGGGTCAGGATGCACCACTGCAGGATGGGAGGGGTGGGGAAGGactctttcatttctttattttttttggggggggggggggttggggtggatGAGGGCGGTAGGGGGCACTTATGTGCCAGTGTGAGTAGCACCATCGAAACCAAGACATCACCACTCAAGACTCAAAATGCAGCTGTCACTCAATCGGTGAAGTAATGCAGGTGTAGACACAGTTGTAAACAGTCACACATGAAGAAACAGGTGTAAACAATCACACAGGTTTAAAAAGTCACACATGAGGAAAAAGGTGGAAACAGTCACAAATGGGTAAACAGTAAACAGGTGTAAATAGTCACAAATTAGGTAACAGGTgtaaacactcacacaggtaTAAACAGTCACACATGTAGACACAGGTGTAAACAGTCACACATGTAGGAACAGGTGTAAACAATCACACAGGTGTAAACAGTCACACGTGTACACAGGTGTAAACAGTTACACATGTAGGAACGGGTGTAAACAATCAGAGGTATAATTAGTCACACATGTAGACACAGGTTTAAACAATCACACAGGTGTAAACAGTCACACATGTAAAAACAGGTGTAAACAATCACACAGGTGTGAATAGTCACACATGTACACAGGTGTAAACAGTCTCACATGTAGACACAGGTGCAAACAGTCACACGTAGGAACAGGTGTAAACAATCACACAGGTGTAAACAGTCACACATGTAGAAAGCTAATGCCCAGACACTGACTGTGGATGCTGTAATACCCATGTGGTTGTTTTATTGGCAGTTCAAAGGATCTTCCTGGTATCCTGAACTTTTGTCACATGATCTTCCTGGGCGACAGTGTTTTTTGTGATACAAAATGTAATAGTCCAGTTAGCTCAAGAGCGCCTTATGCATGTATGCTTGACCATGCTAGCATAAGCCACAGTGCTGATTCTATGTCTTCCTTCTCTCCACAGTGACACCTCTTGTTCTGGTTCTTTTGTGATGGTTGTTAGCAGCGCCTGACAACATCTTGCTAAAGCCTTGCTGATGGAACATCCGTGTGCTTCATCTGTCCACATCTCAGACTTATTTTGCTGCTCCTAATCAGTGTTTACCTGATCTCTGATTGTTAAGGGCAAAGGAGTTTTcactgtttttctgtgttttcattaGTAAAACACGCTCAGTGTTTTGTAGTTTCATAGCTTTTGTGATAGGAGGCTAACCTGAAGTTGAAAGTGACCAAAGCGATTAAAGATCACTGTTGGCTTCCAACACACCTGGTCGGGAGGAGGCAGATCTCAGCTCTAACTCGGCCTTGTTTCTCAcacttgtttctgctgttgtcaTTGGTGACGGTACTGCTGTCACCGCAGTCTGTTTGTGCTGTTCTTACTGAACAGATCAGCAAAACTTTATTTCATGATATTTTCTGTACAGTCATGTTTGAAGGTGTGACATTAACATCACACTTATCTTAGCAATGAAACTCTTGACAGATGTGGAGCTGATGTGTTACCTGATGTTTTCATCTCATCACCCTGACTGAATTTTCATCATTTCTGCTCACTTGttattacaggaaaaaaaaagaaaatgttgattAGACTTAAAGCTTTAGGCCCAGATGACAGGCCACTGTTCATCCACCCTCCTGTGATTGCTAGCATGGCGCTAACGCAGCTACACTCAGGCATTTTTCTCAGTCAGTGATGCCATTTGGAGTCTCAGGAGGGTCAGATAACCACAAGCAATAGGACTCATTGTGTGGAGCTATTGGCAGCAGCTCTGCCTCGTCCACAAACTTCCTATGATGAACAGTGCAGGTGGAGGGGAGTCTGCTTTCTGAGAGACCTGCACTTTCCTCATGATGGACTTGTGGCTGGCTGCCCCCCCTTCCGAACCAGAACCAATACTGAAAACAAGCTTTTTCCTGAGGTGGTGAGGGTTGTCAACATGCCGTGTTTAAAggactatttatttatttatttatttattatatgtttatttattatttgtgtaTTGGACAATTGTTTTACTTTTGTGTTGACATTCAATCTTAAAAATGTgtgtaatggtgtgtgtgagtgtattacACTCAGCCATgcacttgtttttttacatttacctacctacctacctacctacccacccacaCAACTACCTGTTAGCCACACCCACATAGCTGCTGTTGTCCTTGATCATCCCCTCAAATGAATAAATCTGTTACATACTCGTGTGTTTGTTACTAATGTGTAAATCATGAAAGTGAACAGTTCATGTGTGTTCTTGCTCATCTTATCAGCTGTACTTTCACATCAGATATtattcagctgctgctcacctgcagcaggtaaATGTGAGACCAGCTGAACCCTGCTGAAGATACCATGTCCTGACACCTTACAGTACTCAGTCTGAAGCATCAAAACTCTATGTATGACCAGAGCTCATGACTGTTCGCGTGTCAGTCCTGAGTGATCAGAAGTCTCATATTTAAACGTTTAAGATGGGCCTGAAGGTGGTGGGACTGCAGTCGGTCCTCTCGGTATCCTTTACACCAGGCTAACTCTTCAATGTAGATTGTCCGCAAATCTCCTGATGCTGCTAGcaggtaaacaacaacaaagtaaCAGCTCAGACATGTTCATTTTCTGCAGACAGGAGAACTTTAGATGTTGCATCATCACATTAATCATTAACAGTTACTTATTAATGATTCCTGAATCAGCTGATAATAACTGAGATAAGAGGGAGCAGTtctgataacacacacacacacacactcatacatcCCATCTTGTTTCCTTAAGCGCTTTATccttggggtcacagggagggcaCACTGGGTGAAGGCAGGACCACCCCTGggtgagtcgccagttcatcgcatATCccaatgtgagcatttgtgggtttggtaccttgctcaagggtacctcggcagtgctctggaggtgttctggcaccttcccctactactaGAAatccttccatgttttgtctgcactggggctcaaaccaagaaccctctgcttctcagcccagtccccaacacactgagctgccaccctccacacacacacacacacaaacatacatataACCATACACGTGTACACAAGCCTCAACAAGAGGTAAAACTGGAACCAGTCCAGGAGCCAAGAGGACCCACGACCAACACACTGGTAGAGGAgagcaataaaaataaatacaaaccaTCCAGACAAcagttatactgggacagagaggagggatgactggttatactgggacagagagggtaaatgactgattata is drawn from Takifugu rubripes chromosome 19, fTakRub1.2, whole genome shotgun sequence and contains these coding sequences:
- the cntn2 gene encoding contactin-2 isoform X1, with product MENLMCLLLLSSMILVAAGGDVCVSGHDSGPVFEEQPSSLIYPEGLTEGKVILSCQARASPAASYRWLVNGTEVPLGLDLRYTLVAGSLVISSPESVRDTGSYQCLAINRCGTIVSKAASVKFGYLNDFPTDSRSPQTAYEGAGTFLACRPPPHYPALSYRWFINEFPNFLKNEKSDGRWFVSQVTGNLYLAKAEQNDTGNYFCFTTINMDISSKSTFSRPNQLTVLSDGTNISDAFLKKQISSLFSNIANPRKSTPSIKVRFPAETYRLAGQTAQLECFAYGNPVPKLRWRKVDGLLPAKSGSSVEGPTLTLPDLSFDDEGIYECEAYNSQGSDAYQGRISVQAQPQWLQVMSDSEVEISSELLWSCIAAGKPKPSVRWLRNGQSISTQDRVEVNGARLKISNLALEDSGMYQCVAENKHGTIYSSAELRVQVQAPDFRLNPVRKLIPAARGGQVKIECRPRAAPKPSLFWSRGTELLTNSSRVTVAPDGVLSILNISRADEGKYTCFAENYLGKANSTGHLSVRDATKITLAPSNADINQGENVSLQCHAAHDPTMDLSFSWNLNGVMLDLEDSAGPYHRIEGKENIGDLIILNAQLSQAGVYTCTAQTVVDSASAVAKLVVRGPPGPPGGLLVKNVAETSVELRWSRGYDNHSPIGKYVIRGRWALSSQWRQMRTEPSNIEGNAESARVIGLMPWMDYEFQVIASNILGSGEPSMASHTVRTQQAAPTVAPSGLGGGGGDRHELIITWTPMAREYQNGDGFGYILAFKRTEAPTWTTLKIPQVDSSRYVYYNDSLSPYSPFVVKIRAYNCRGEGPFSQIAVVHSAEEEPTLGPLGINATALSAFEIQVSWDPIHQLSTDVLLRGYEIRYWRQHEREAAADRVRTLGQETSARVSGLRPSTRYHVAVLAYNSAGTGPSSPRTTVTTRKPPPNRRPGNISWRTDDAWVTVRWDHVMALHNESAVLGYKVLYKHEGQSTLKVLDKSRSTVKLLLPKDNSYVVLEIRSWGEGGDGPAHEIIVSRDSGTGMMVQNGSPSYLFGLPLHLLSLLVLLALISPAGLDTSCSGSFVMVVSSA
- the cntn2 gene encoding contactin-2 isoform X2, with product MENLMCLLLLSSMILVAAGGDVCVSGHDSGPVFEEQPSSLIYPEGLTEGKVILSCQARASPAASYRWLVNGTEVPLGLDLRYTLVAGSLVISSPESVRDTGSYQCLAINRCGTIVSKAASVKFGYLNDFPTDSRSPQTAYEGAGTFLACRPPPHYPALSYRWFINEFPNFLKNEKSDGRWFVSQVTGNLYLAKAEQNDTGNYFCFTTINMDISSKSTFSRPNQLTVLSDANPRKSTPSIKVRFPAETYRLAGQTAQLECFAYGNPVPKLRWRKVDGLLPAKSGSSVEGPTLTLPDLSFDDEGIYECEAYNSQGSDAYQGRISVQAQPQWLQVMSDSEVEISSELLWSCIAAGKPKPSVRWLRNGQSISTQDRVEVNGARLKISNLALEDSGMYQCVAENKHGTIYSSAELRVQVQAPDFRLNPVRKLIPAARGGQVKIECRPRAAPKPSLFWSRGTELLTNSSRVTVAPDGVLSILNISRADEGKYTCFAENYLGKANSTGHLSVRDATKITLAPSNADINQGENVSLQCHAAHDPTMDLSFSWNLNGVMLDLEDSAGPYHRIEGKENIGDLIILNAQLSQAGVYTCTAQTVVDSASAVAKLVVRGPPGPPGGLLVKNVAETSVELRWSRGYDNHSPIGKYVIRGRWALSSQWRQMRTEPSNIEGNAESARVIGLMPWMDYEFQVIASNILGSGEPSMASHTVRTQQAAPTVAPSGLGGGGGDRHELIITWTPMAREYQNGDGFGYILAFKRTEAPTWTTLKIPQVDSSRYVYYNDSLSPYSPFVVKIRAYNCRGEGPFSQIAVVHSAEEEPTLGPLGINATALSAFEIQVSWDPIHQLSTDVLLRGYEIRYWRQHEREAAADRVRTLGQETSARVSGLRPSTRYHVAVLAYNSAGTGPSSPRTTVTTRKPPPNRRPGNISWRTDDAWVTVRWDHVMALHNESAVLGYKVLYKHEGQSTLKVLDKSRSTVKLLLPKDNSYVVLEIRSWGEGGDGPAHEIIVSRDSGTGMMVQNGSPSYLFGLPLHLLSLLVLLALISPAGLDTSCSGSFVMVVSSA
- the cntn2 gene encoding contactin-2 isoform X3, with product MENLMCLLLLSSMILVAAGGDVCVSGHDSGPVFEEQPSSLIYPEGLTEGKVILSCQARASPAASYRWLVNGTEVPLGLDLRYTLVAGSLVISSPESVRDTGSYQCLAINRCGTIVSKAASVKFGYLNDFPTDSRSPQTAYEGAGTFLACRPPPHYPALSYRWFINEFPNFLKNEKSDGRWFVSQVTGNLYLAKAEQNDTGNYFCFTTINMDISSKSTFSRPNQLTVLSDGTNISDAFLKKQISSLFSNIANPRKSTPSIKVRFPAETYRLAGQTAQLECFAYGNPVPKLRWRKVDGLLPAKSGSSVEGPTLTLPDLSFDDEGIYECEAYNSQGSDAYQGRISVQAQPQWLQVMSDSEVEISSELLWSCIAAGKPKPSVRWLRNGQSISTQDRVEVNGARLKISNLALEDSGMYQCVAENKHGTIYSSAELRVQVQAPDFRLNPVRKLIPAARGGQVKIECRPRAAPKPSLFWSRGTELLTNSSRVTVAPDGVLSILNISRADEDATKITLAPSNADINQGENVSLQCHAAHDPTMDLSFSWNLNGVMLDLEDSAGPYHRIEGKENIGDLIILNAQLSQAGVYTCTAQTVVDSASAVAKLVVRGPPGPPGGLLVKNVAETSVELRWSRGYDNHSPIGKYVIRGRWALSSQWRQMRTEPSNIEGNAESARVIGLMPWMDYEFQVIASNILGSGEPSMASHTVRTQQAAPTVAPSGLGGGGGDRHELIITWTPMAREYQNGDGFGYILAFKRTEAPTWTTLKIPQVDSSRYVYYNDSLSPYSPFVVKIRAYNCRGEGPFSQIAVVHSAEEEPTLGPLGINATALSAFEIQVSWDPIHQLSTDVLLRGYEIRYWRQHEREAAADRVRTLGQETSARVSGLRPSTRYHVAVLAYNSAGTGPSSPRTTVTTRKPPPNRRPGNISWRTDDAWVTVRWDHVMALHNESAVLGYKVLYKHEGQSTLKVLDKSRSTVKLLLPKDNSYVVLEIRSWGEGGDGPAHEIIVSRDSGTGMMVQNGSPSYLFGLPLHLLSLLVLLALISPAGLDTSCSGSFVMVVSSA